In a single window of the Acinetobacter tibetensis genome:
- a CDS encoding acyltransferase family protein, with amino-acid sequence MRNDAIDTAKAGLIFLVVLGHFLERMIGWSQASNQLLLETIYAIHMPAFIFISGMLYKDKNWLKNLIFFIALYVPFQLLYLASDAVMSGQWHWSLFERPYWLMWYLMGMMAWTLFMHVFHANRFALVLAALIALGIGFSPWNNYAYSIGRICVFLPFFVLGYRYGQPIMQKLQQQNHAVLWASLSLGFIVLILYWTNLSQFWWYGSLSYAQLKVDIWQGSLTRIACLLLSSWGVLTLLVLFQHLGTCFMRLGQNTLPVYLLHGFVVIWLARMIQLNLPVAVEVLVCVVLSILTCVLLQQRIFDQSIRQLSQWLLRPTHKLWQK; translated from the coding sequence ATGAGAAATGACGCGATTGATACTGCCAAAGCAGGTCTAATTTTTCTGGTGGTGTTGGGGCATTTTCTGGAGCGTATGATCGGTTGGTCACAAGCGAGTAATCAGTTACTGCTCGAAACCATTTATGCCATACATATGCCTGCTTTTATTTTTATTTCTGGCATGTTGTATAAAGATAAAAACTGGCTCAAAAACCTCATCTTTTTTATTGCGCTTTATGTGCCTTTTCAACTGTTGTACTTGGCATCAGATGCAGTTATGTCTGGGCAATGGCATTGGAGTTTGTTTGAACGTCCGTATTGGCTGATGTGGTATCTCATGGGGATGATGGCTTGGACGTTATTTATGCATGTGTTCCATGCAAACCGTTTTGCCCTTGTGCTCGCGGCGCTGATTGCTTTAGGCATTGGTTTTTCGCCATGGAATAACTATGCCTATTCCATTGGCAGAATTTGTGTCTTCTTGCCTTTTTTTGTGTTGGGGTATCGTTATGGTCAGCCCATCATGCAAAAGTTACAACAGCAGAATCACGCGGTACTCTGGGCAAGCCTAAGTCTTGGTTTCATCGTGCTTATTCTGTATTGGACGAATTTAAGTCAATTCTGGTGGTATGGCAGTTTGAGTTATGCTCAGCTCAAAGTGGATATCTGGCAAGGAAGTTTGACTCGTATAGCGTGTTTATTGCTATCAAGTTGGGGTGTACTCACGCTTCTGGTGTTATTTCAGCATCTAGGAACCTGCTTTATGCGCTTGGGGCAAAACACTTTGCCTGTGTATTTGTTACATGGTTTTGTGGTGATTTGGCTGGCACGAATGATTCAGCTCAATTTGCCTGTGGCTGTGGAAGTATTGGTCTGTGTGGTGCTGTCAATTTTGACTTGTGTATTGCTACAGCAACGTATATTTGATCAAAGTATTCGCCAATTATCACAATGGTTGCTACGACCGACGCATAAATTGTGGCAGAAATAG